One genomic region from Candidatus Kaelpia aquatica encodes:
- the argH gene encoding argininosuccinate lyase, producing MKEKLWGGRFKEGLDPVILDFTKSIDYDWFLFEYEAYSNIAWVDELQSLKVITQKEKGSIKKAIKELLKEYSDGKIEIDFKEEDIHSFFYSLLRGKVSSLVDKIHAGKSRNEQVVTVMRMFSLDAIHEEIELITKLQKSFLKKIRKYSGSAIPGFTHLQYAQPVLFGHWLLSFVEQLQRDKKRLINCLDGVSLLPLGSGALAGSNFKLNRDKLRKELGFKNVGKNSIDMVSDRDFILEYLNANLTLLLHLSRLAEDLIIYNSPGYGIVYFSDKVTTGSSLMPQKKNPDPVELIRSYSSEALAAYVSMAGILKGLPTSYNRDLQLDKKALLSSYLTTTAVLDAIDIVILNTYLDKERALELLKDEKFYLTDISDELIKCGLSHKEAHQRVGSLLKKAEESKSNIADLEREEVAKILGQDVKIDNFFNVNKSLKRKETNCSTNPRYLLKRLKEWEILLESSDL from the coding sequence ATGAAAGAGAAATTATGGGGCGGAAGATTTAAAGAAGGCCTAGATCCTGTTATTCTAGATTTTACTAAGAGCATTGATTATGATTGGTTTTTATTCGAATATGAGGCTTATTCTAATATTGCCTGGGTAGATGAACTACAGAGTCTTAAAGTGATAACTCAAAAAGAGAAGGGCTCTATCAAGAAGGCTATAAAAGAGCTCTTAAAAGAGTATTCTGATGGAAAGATAGAGATAGATTTTAAAGAAGAGGATATACACTCTTTCTTTTATTCTTTGTTGAGGGGAAAGGTCTCTTCTCTAGTAGATAAGATTCATGCTGGTAAAAGCAGGAATGAACAGGTTGTTACTGTCATGAGGATGTTTTCACTCGATGCTATACATGAAGAGATTGAACTTATTACTAAACTACAAAAGAGTTTTCTAAAGAAAATAAGGAAGTATAGCGGCTCAGCTATTCCGGGGTTTACTCATCTTCAATATGCTCAGCCAGTATTGTTTGGACATTGGTTGCTATCTTTTGTGGAGCAGCTTCAAAGAGATAAGAAAAGGTTGATTAATTGCCTTGATGGTGTAAGTCTATTGCCTTTGGGCAGCGGTGCTCTTGCTGGCAGCAATTTTAAATTAAATAGAGATAAGCTAAGAAAAGAGCTTGGATTTAAAAATGTAGGTAAGAACAGCATCGATATGGTTTCAGATAGAGACTTTATCTTGGAGTATCTTAATGCTAATCTCACCCTTCTCCTGCATTTGAGCAGGCTTGCAGAAGATCTGATAATATACAATAGCCCAGGATATGGGATAGTATATTTTTCGGATAAGGTCACTACTGGCTCAAGCTTGATGCCGCAGAAGAAAAACCCTGATCCGGTAGAGCTGATAAGGTCTTACTCCTCTGAAGCTTTAGCAGCTTATGTCTCTATGGCTGGTATATTAAAAGGTCTTCCAACATCCTATAATCGCGATTTACAGCTAGATAAAAAGGCGCTTTTATCATCATATCTTACGACCACAGCTGTTTTAGATGCTATTGACATAGTTATCTTGAATACATATTTAGATAAAGAGAGGGCTTTAGAGCTGTTAAAAGACGAGAAGTTTTATTTGACAGATATTTCGGACGAACTTATTAAATGTGGCCTCTCTCATAAAGAGGCTCATCAGAGGGTAGGTAGCCTTTTGAAGAAGGCGGAAGAAAGCAAAAGTAATATAGCTGACTTAGAGAGAGAGGAAGTAGCTAAAATATTAGGCCAGGATGTAAAGATAGATAATTTTTTTAATGTCAATAAGTCTCTAAAGAGAAAAGAGACCAACTGTTCTACTAACCCGAGGTATCTTTTAAAGAGGTTAAAGGAGTGGGAGATTCTGCTAGAGTCTTCCGATCTATAA
- the dapF gene encoding diaminopimelate epimerase, protein MKIISFHKAVASGNDFVIIKNRTFSKSELRNIAVKLCIRKYGVGADGLLVAESSKRADLKMRIFNSDGTEAEMCGNGMRSFILWAYSKKLITRNSCIETKAGIIKGEVKKDDFIRIKMMASFEYRPNLKVKIDRKTIEGDYLDTGVPHFVVEVGALCDYDVFNIGSKIRHHSLFKPRGTNVDFMRWERGYLAVRTYERGVEVETLACGTGCVASALIYGLKKGYSSKDLIVLPLSGKRLKISYSYQKGIFSDVYLEGRAELLFESKFKIK, encoded by the coding sequence ATGAAGATCATCTCTTTTCATAAGGCCGTTGCCAGCGGAAATGACTTTGTCATAATCAAAAACAGAACTTTTTCTAAATCTGAATTAAGAAACATAGCCGTTAAGCTATGTATTCGAAAGTACGGGGTTGGCGCAGATGGGCTTCTGGTTGCAGAAAGCTCAAAGAGAGCAGACCTTAAAATGAGAATATTTAATTCCGATGGAACTGAAGCTGAGATGTGCGGTAATGGAATGAGGTCTTTTATTCTCTGGGCTTACAGCAAGAAGCTAATAACTAGAAATTCTTGCATTGAGACTAAGGCTGGCATTATAAAAGGAGAGGTCAAAAAAGATGATTTTATCAGAATTAAGATGATGGCCTCTTTTGAATATAGGCCGAACTTAAAAGTAAAGATAGACAGGAAGACTATAGAGGGCGATTATCTGGATACCGGAGTTCCTCATTTTGTTGTTGAGGTAGGTGCTCTTTGCGATTATGATGTCTTTAATATAGGTTCAAAGATAAGGCACCACTCTCTTTTTAAGCCTCGGGGAACCAATGTAGATTTTATGCGTTGGGAGAGAGGATATCTTGCTGTTAGAACTTACGAGAGAGGGGTGGAGGTTGAGACTTTGGCTTGCGGAACTGGCTGTGTAGCCTCTGCTTTGATATATGGATTGAAGAAAGGTTATAGCTCTAAGGATTTAATAGTTCTTCCTTTAAGCGGTAAAAGATTGAAGATCTCATATTCTTATCAAAAGGGAATATTTAGCGATGTCTACCTTGAAGGTAGAGCGGAGCTTCTCTTTGAATCAAAATTTAAAATTAAATAG
- the dapB gene encoding 4-hydroxy-tetrahydrodipicolinate reductase, producing MNTKLIVSGCLGRMGKMISRLVLLDSELELIVGVEQSAFPGLKDDLGSTILGEKRGILIVEDIREHIKNADLVIEFSTPDATLRHLRVVSEFGKGMVIGTTGFNAEQLKELENLSERAAVLISPNMSIGINVLFKIIPQLTELLGEDYDIEVVEAHHNKKKDAPSGTAKRIAELIKSVRRDLVLTYGREGSSAQRKKNDLTMHALRLGEIVGEHKIIFAGNNEVIELSHSAISRDIFARGAILGVKYIKDKKAGLYTMQDVLSAKLGG from the coding sequence ATGAATACAAAATTGATAGTCTCGGGCTGCCTAGGAAGGATGGGTAAAATGATATCTAGGCTTGTTCTTCTGGATTCTGAGTTAGAGCTTATTGTAGGGGTTGAGCAGTCTGCTTTTCCCGGGCTTAAAGATGATCTGGGGAGTACTATCTTAGGCGAAAAGAGAGGCATTTTAATAGTTGAGGATATAAGAGAACATATAAAGAATGCAGATTTGGTCATAGAGTTCAGCACTCCTGATGCTACTTTGAGACATTTGAGAGTAGTCTCTGAATTTGGCAAAGGTATGGTAATCGGAACTACCGGTTTTAATGCGGAACAGCTTAAAGAGTTAGAGAACCTTTCAGAGAGAGCTGCAGTTTTGATTTCGCCTAACATGAGTATAGGTATTAATGTGCTGTTTAAGATTATACCGCAGTTGACTGAATTATTGGGCGAGGATTATGATATAGAGGTTGTTGAGGCACATCATAATAAGAAGAAAGATGCACCGTCCGGTACTGCAAAGAGAATTGCTGAACTGATAAAAAGTGTTAGAAGAGATTTAGTACTTACTTATGGCAGAGAAGGGTCTAGTGCTCAGCGGAAGAAGAACGATCTTACTATGCATGCTCTCCGCTTAGGCGAAATAGTTGGAGAACATAAGATCATATTTGCGGGCAATAATGAAGTCATAGAGTTAAGTCATTCTGCTATTTCACGCGATATATTTGCTAGAGGGGCAATTCTGGGGGTTAAATATATCAAGGATAAAAAAGCGGGGCTCTACACTATGCAGGATGTGCTATCTGCTAAGCTGGGCGGGTAA
- the lysA gene encoding diaminopimelate decarboxylase, with protein sequence MHRFKYRGNYLYAEDIKVSSLLEKFGTPLYIYSANTFLDHFLKLKSAFKELSPLICFSVKSNSNLAVLRLLSKAGAGMDVVSGGELFRALKAGSSASKVVYAGVGKREDEIIYAIKKGIKFFNVESISELERINKAAKSLGKKQGVCLRLNPDVDPKTHKFITTGKKETKFGLSYGVIKNILQNRNNYKNLLISGLHLHIGSQIIYNEPFLKAIKVALKLKSEKYCDFQYLNIGGGLGIIYKDEKALTAQKYASEIKGLIKKAGLKLILEPGRFIAGNSGILVTTVQYIKDGIDKKFAIVDGGMNLLIRPALYSAYHEAGLAEKRAGRKELYDVVGPICESSDFLALSRSFPKLKSKDKIVLFSAGAYGFTMASNYNSHPRCGEVMVKDSSSYLIKDPEGYKDLIRGESMPGFLK encoded by the coding sequence ATGCATAGATTTAAATATCGGGGTAATTACCTTTATGCAGAGGATATTAAGGTCTCTTCTCTTCTAGAGAAGTTTGGGACTCCGCTCTACATCTATAGCGCTAATACTTTTCTGGACCACTTTTTAAAACTTAAAAGTGCGTTTAAAGAGCTGTCTCCGCTTATATGTTTTAGTGTTAAATCAAATTCTAATCTAGCTGTTTTAAGGTTGCTATCTAAAGCTGGCGCAGGCATGGATGTTGTTTCTGGCGGAGAGCTTTTTCGAGCTCTTAAGGCTGGCTCTTCTGCATCTAAAGTTGTCTATGCCGGGGTTGGTAAAAGAGAGGACGAGATAATCTATGCAATCAAAAAAGGTATAAAATTTTTCAATGTTGAGTCTATCTCTGAGCTTGAAAGAATCAATAAAGCTGCCAAGAGCCTGGGTAAGAAGCAGGGTGTCTGTCTAAGATTGAATCCCGACGTAGACCCTAAGACGCATAAGTTCATTACAACAGGCAAGAAAGAGACAAAGTTCGGACTCTCTTATGGTGTTATAAAAAATATTCTACAAAATAGAAATAATTATAAGAATCTATTGATCTCAGGACTACATTTACATATTGGATCTCAAATTATTTATAATGAGCCGTTTTTAAAAGCTATAAAGGTTGCTTTAAAGCTAAAGTCTGAGAAATATTGCGATTTTCAATATTTAAATATCGGTGGTGGCTTAGGAATTATTTATAAAGATGAAAAAGCTTTGACTGCTCAAAAATATGCATCTGAGATAAAAGGTTTGATAAAAAAAGCCGGACTTAAGCTTATTCTGGAACCGGGCAGATTTATTGCTGGTAATTCTGGAATATTGGTTACTACGGTCCAATATATTAAGGATGGTATAGATAAAAAATTTGCTATAGTTGATGGAGGTATGAATCTTTTAATAAGACCGGCTCTATACTCTGCTTATCATGAGGCAGGATTGGCTGAAAAGAGGGCTGGGAGAAAAGAGCTATACGATGTTGTAGGTCCAATTTGTGAGAGCTCAGATTTCCTAGCTTTATCTAGGAGCTTTCCTAAATTGAAGAGTAAAGACAAGATAGTTTTATTTAGCGCAGGGGCTTATGGGTTTACAATGGCATCAAACTACAATAGTCATCCCAGATGCGGTGAGGTCATGGTCAAAGACAGCAGCTCTTATCTTATTAAAGATCCTGAAGGTTATAAGGATTTGATAAGAGGAGAGAGCATGCCGGGATTTTTAAAATGA
- a CDS encoding PP2C family protein-serine/threonine phosphatase, with product MKKLKIYLVVSAILAGVILSLSGFFWRFEKPVLSKFLKDEDISARQIVVVTIAEESFREQELWPWGGDWLDYLITYILDFKPDKLVLSPDFIESAKDIKGFNKFLQNDKVIVPFAENIKDLKVGFKTHMVYGKERGLLYSFANYKDMPSVGFTLGGDAERAALSKREKFYFLLQENIKVLPASNIALFGMLKKEGYRDSYITDLSDNIVLLSKEGGSLSESYSLLYTLLNRKVFSVFPVEFTIYIGIFIFSIIYIMLKSLKFNRLFIVFSLIFFAWIAFHRFYFTISRNYIELMPVSIFALLALAVVVFEKEYDSKVYKKERKDTQLARLLKEREVLPNAVLSSNGALVSVNRYKMDSVGGDFYQFLEFSKGELGVVIGWVPGSGIERVEYIMEIVHSWRDFASIYKEPSKVVQVLNNTVFRYAEQAKYVTLAYVLYDAKKSSLRYVNAGHDPLIFVNGDGVVNILAAEEPTPLGIARDVPFKEEEVIIKDNAMLIGYSGGIAKMLSSNGGITDEFLGHLKNCLKDKEERVADGIFKEFLKCCPKKPEEEWSLLTLKITE from the coding sequence ATGAAAAAATTAAAAATATACCTTGTAGTATCTGCTATTCTAGCAGGTGTTATCCTATCACTTTCAGGTTTTTTTTGGAGATTTGAGAAGCCGGTTCTTTCAAAGTTTCTGAAAGATGAAGATATCTCTGCCAGGCAGATTGTGGTAGTCACTATAGCTGAGGAGAGCTTTAGAGAACAGGAGCTTTGGCCTTGGGGTGGTGATTGGCTGGACTATCTTATTACTTATATTTTGGATTTTAAGCCTGATAAGTTAGTCTTGAGCCCTGATTTCATTGAGAGCGCTAAAGATATAAAAGGGTTTAATAAATTTTTACAGAATGATAAGGTCATTGTTCCGTTTGCAGAGAATATCAAAGATTTAAAAGTGGGATTCAAGACCCATATGGTATATGGCAAGGAGAGAGGGCTGCTCTATTCGTTTGCCAACTACAAAGATATGCCTAGCGTAGGCTTTACTCTTGGGGGGGATGCTGAGAGAGCAGCGTTGAGTAAGAGAGAGAAGTTTTATTTTCTTCTCCAAGAGAATATTAAAGTTCTTCCTGCATCTAATATTGCCCTTTTCGGTATGCTGAAAAAAGAGGGTTACCGTGATAGTTATATAACCGATCTTAGTGATAACATAGTACTATTAAGTAAAGAAGGGGGCTCTTTGTCAGAGTCGTATTCATTGTTATATACCCTGCTGAACCGTAAAGTCTTCTCTGTTTTTCCTGTAGAGTTTACAATATATATCGGAATATTCATATTTTCTATTATCTATATCATGCTGAAATCGCTTAAGTTTAATCGTCTTTTCATCGTCTTTTCATTAATATTTTTTGCTTGGATTGCGTTCCATAGATTTTATTTTACTATTAGTAGGAATTATATTGAACTGATGCCAGTCTCTATATTTGCGTTGCTGGCTCTTGCAGTTGTTGTTTTTGAAAAGGAGTATGATAGTAAGGTTTACAAAAAAGAGAGGAAAGATACTCAGTTGGCACGGCTTCTTAAAGAGAGAGAGGTTTTGCCCAATGCAGTCCTAAGCTCTAACGGTGCTTTAGTTAGTGTCAATCGCTATAAGATGGATTCTGTCGGGGGGGATTTTTATCAATTTTTGGAATTTTCTAAAGGTGAATTAGGAGTTGTTATAGGCTGGGTTCCGGGCAGCGGAATAGAGCGGGTGGAGTATATTATGGAGATAGTGCATAGTTGGAGAGATTTTGCTTCTATCTATAAAGAGCCAAGCAAGGTCGTACAGGTTTTAAATAACACTGTGTTTAGATATGCAGAGCAGGCTAAGTATGTAACATTGGCATATGTTCTATATGATGCAAAGAAGAGCAGTTTAAGGTATGTTAATGCTGGGCATGATCCTTTAATATTTGTTAATGGAGATGGAGTTGTAAATATTCTTGCTGCAGAAGAGCCTACTCCTCTAGGAATAGCCAGGGATGTTCCTTTTAAGGAGGAAGAGGTGATCATAAAAGACAATGCCATGCTTATTGGATATAGCGGTGGTATTGCAAAGATGCTCTCTAGCAACGGCGGTATAACCGATGAGTTTTTAGGGCACCTTAAGAATTGCTTAAAAGATAAGGAAGAGAGAGTTGCAGATGG
- the dapA gene encoding 4-hydroxy-tetrahydrodipicolinate synthase: MFRGSMVALVTPFKDGKVDKIGLKKLVRYHIKNGTSALVPCGTTGESATLTEREHERVVETVIEEAAGRIPVIAGTGSNSTEEAIRYTKFAQKRGASGSLLICPYYNKPTQEGLYQHFKAIAEEVRIPLILYNIPSRTGVNMAPETIARLGRRYKNIVGVKEATGSLDQMLAIKSLCPKDFLLISGDDALTLPILSIGGAGVISVLANIMPREVEDVVRKFENGDLAAARKLHIDLYPLVKALFLETNPAPVKAAMGMIGIISDELRLPLVKLLPVNRVKIRSIIKKYGLI; this comes from the coding sequence ATGTTTAGAGGTTCTATGGTGGCACTTGTTACGCCTTTTAAAGATGGTAAGGTGGATAAAATAGGATTAAAGAAGCTTGTAAGATACCATATTAAGAACGGTACTTCGGCTCTTGTTCCATGCGGAACTACGGGAGAGTCTGCAACTCTGACTGAGAGAGAGCATGAGAGAGTCGTAGAGACCGTTATAGAGGAGGCTGCTGGGCGTATCCCAGTCATTGCTGGGACGGGTTCTAACTCTACAGAAGAGGCTATCAGGTATACTAAATTTGCTCAGAAGAGAGGAGCTAGCGGGTCTTTACTTATATGTCCTTATTACAACAAGCCTACTCAAGAAGGTCTTTATCAGCATTTTAAAGCTATAGCAGAAGAGGTAAGAATACCGCTAATACTCTATAATATCCCATCACGTACAGGTGTTAATATGGCCCCTGAGACTATAGCGCGCCTTGGAAGGCGATATAAGAATATAGTCGGAGTAAAGGAAGCAACTGGCAGCTTGGATCAGATGCTGGCTATCAAGAGTCTATGCCCTAAAGATTTTCTTCTGATATCAGGAGATGATGCCCTAACGCTTCCGATTTTGTCTATTGGAGGAGCTGGTGTTATATCTGTTTTGGCCAATATTATGCCTAGAGAGGTTGAGGATGTAGTCAGGAAATTTGAGAACGGAGATCTAGCAGCTGCAAGAAAACTGCATATAGATTTATATCCGTTGGTCAAGGCGCTATTCTTAGAGACCAATCCTGCCCCTGTTAAAGCAGCTATGGGTATGATAGGTATTATATCGGATGAACTAAGGCTTCCTTTGGTAAAATTATTACCTGTGAATAGAGTGAAGATAAGATCAATAATAAAAAAGTACGGGCTGATATAA